The following coding sequences are from one Salvia hispanica cultivar TCC Black 2014 chromosome 3, UniMelb_Shisp_WGS_1.0, whole genome shotgun sequence window:
- the LOC125213474 gene encoding F-box/WD repeat-containing protein pof10-like isoform X1, translated as MEKLPTDLHLKIFYLLDPQNLAAAQLVCRKWRDLASDEGLWSNLFKERWGIDRATFYAPAAPDSWKDVYVVQDRCDRVGLGLKIIREGEDYYLVHQGRIERGLGSKREADMRGVDEEVPSAGILDKILFFVGDLEVATMNAKRNRLM; from the exons ATGGAGAAATTACCAACGGATCTTCATCtcaagattttttatttgttggatCCTCAAAATCTCGCAGCTGCCCAACTGG TGTGTAGGAAATGGAGAGACTTGGCCTCGGATGAGGGGCTATGGTCTAATCTCTTTAAGGAGAGATGGGGGATAGACCGAGCCACATTTTACGCGCCTGCAGCTCCTGATTCGTGGAAAGATGTCTACGTTGTTCAAGATCGATGTGATCGTGTTGGATT GGGATTGAAGATAATAAGGGAAGGGGAAGATTATTACTTAGTCCATCAAGGTCGAATTGAACGGGGTCTGGGATCAAAACGAGAAGCTGATATGAGAGGCGTAGATGAAGAGGTACCAAGTGCAGGTATCTTGGACAAAATTCTCTTCTTCGTCGGGGACCTGGAAGTTGCTACTATGAATGCAAAACGCAACCGTCTCATGTAA
- the LOC125213474 gene encoding uncharacterized protein LOC125213474 isoform X2 — protein MCRKWRDLASDEGLWSNLFKERWGIDRATFYAPAAPDSWKDVYVVQDRCDRVGLGLKIIREGEDYYLVHQGRIERGLGSKREADMRGVDEEVPSAGILDKILFFVGDLEVATMNAKRNRLM, from the exons A TGTGTAGGAAATGGAGAGACTTGGCCTCGGATGAGGGGCTATGGTCTAATCTCTTTAAGGAGAGATGGGGGATAGACCGAGCCACATTTTACGCGCCTGCAGCTCCTGATTCGTGGAAAGATGTCTACGTTGTTCAAGATCGATGTGATCGTGTTGGATT GGGATTGAAGATAATAAGGGAAGGGGAAGATTATTACTTAGTCCATCAAGGTCGAATTGAACGGGGTCTGGGATCAAAACGAGAAGCTGATATGAGAGGCGTAGATGAAGAGGTACCAAGTGCAGGTATCTTGGACAAAATTCTCTTCTTCGTCGGGGACCTGGAAGTTGCTACTATGAATGCAAAACGCAACCGTCTCATGTAA
- the LOC125213473 gene encoding molybdate-anion transporter-like isoform X2 — translation MEIFYYMVFGGLAAVVAALELSKSNKDRVNTSSAFNSFKNNYLLVYSLMMAGDWLQGPYVYYLYSTYGFGKGEIGQLFIAGFGSSMLFGTIVGSLADKQGRKRACVTYCITYILSCITKHSPQYKILMVGRILGGIATSLLFSAFESWLVAEHFKRGFEQQWLSVTFSKAIFLGNGLVAIVAGLFGNFLVDSMNLGPVSPFDAAAIFLAIGMAVILSSWSENYGDPSESKDLLTQFKGAAVAIASDEKIALLGAIQSLFEGSMYTFVFLWTPALSPNDEDIPHGFIFATFMLASMLGSSIASRLLARNTVKVESYMQIVFVISSASLLLPILTNFLVPADPKKKGGSISFAGCLQLLGFCTFEGCVGLFWPSIMKMRSQYIPEEARSTIMNFFRIPLNIFVCIVLYNVNAFPITVMFGMCSIFLFVASILQRRLAAIGEKPKTEDWAMMKERTSEAEPLNEA, via the exons atggagatTTTTTACTATATGGTGTTCGGCGGGCTGGCCGCGGTGGTGGCGGCGCTGGAGCTGAGCAAGAGCAACAAGGATCGGGTGAATACGTCTTCAGCTTTCAATTCGTTCAAAAACAATTACCTGCTCGTCTACTCGCTCATGATGG CTGGTGACTGGTTGCAGGGACCGTATGTTTACTACCTCTACAGTACATACGGTTTTGGGAAGGGTGAAATTGGACAGCTCTTTATTGCTGGATTTGGCTCTTCCATGTTGTTTGGAACAATTGTTGGATCTCTAGCAGATAAACA GGGGCGAAAGAGAGCCTGCGTGACTTACTGCATCACGTATATACTGAGCTGCATTACTAAGCATTCTCCTCAGTACAAAATACTGATGGTTGGACGTATTTTGGGTGGTATTGCCACATCTCTCTTGTTTTCTGCATTTGAGTCGTGGCTTGTGGCAGAACACTTCAAG AGAGGCTTTGAACAGCAATGGCTCTCTGTAACTTTCTCCAAGGCAATATTCCTTGGCAATGGTCTTGTTGCTATTGTAGCAGGCTTGTTTGGAAATTTTCTGGTTGATTCTATGAATTTGGGGCCTGTATCTCCATTCGATGCTGCTGCCATATTTCTAGCTATTGGAATGGCTGTAATATTATCATCATGGAGTGAGAACTATGGCGACCCTTCAGAGAGCAAGGACTTGCTCACTCAATTTAAGGGTGCAGCTGTAGCAATTGCTTCAG ATGAGAAGATAGCATTGCTTGGTGCTATACAATCTCTGTTTGAAGGTTCGATGTATACATTTGTGTTCCTCTGGACACCTGCCCTGAGCCCGAATGATGAAGATATTCCACATGGTTTTATCTTTGCTACTTTCATGTTGGCTTCAATGTTGGGAAGCTCAATTGCATCTCGCTTGTTGGCGCGCAACacagttaaagtggagagctATATGCAGATTGTTTTCGTCATTTCTTCTGCCTCTCTGTTACTTCCCATACTGACAAAT TTCTTAGTACCAGCAGATCCAAAGAAGAAAGGCGGCAGCATTTCATTTGCAGGCTGTCTCCAGCTTCTTGGCTTTTGCACTTTTGAAGGCTGTGTTGGTCTTTTCTGGCCGTCCATTATGAAGATGAGATCTCAATACATACCTGAGGAGGCTCGAAGCACCATCATGAACTTCTTCCGGATCCCACTCAACATCTTTGTCTGTATTGTTCTATATAAT GTGAACGCGTTCCCCATCACGGTTATGTTTGGCATGTGCTCCATCTTCCTCTTTGTGGCCTCCATCTTGCAGCGACGACTTGCAGCAATTGGAGAGAAGCCAA AAACCGAAGATTGGGCTATGATGAAGGAAAGAACCAGCGAGGCCGAGCCACTAAACGAAGCTTGA